The Artemia franciscana chromosome 9, ASM3288406v1, whole genome shotgun sequence region aacAATACTGCTATTATTACTGATAACCCATAGAAGCACCAGTCCACCTAAAGCCAAGACCAGTGGCGTAATTTGttaaaatcctggggggggggaagttggagccaattttcccaaattaagtgaaaattactgtaaaaactaaaaaataactcaTTAATGAAATATTATTTGGTACTATAAAATTTCTTAGATATACTTTACAGtactaaaaagataaatatgtactaaaaaaaacagcgctgtttctgttgatgcttgaattatgcaggatTGTCTTCTTAGTTTTAtctttagttttgacaagattttggaagaaactaaacgtagataacttcgaagaatacactgcctttccatgacgaaagtaaaacagttcaaaatagggatgaaactttttattgacagtgaatagatataaaattatttaactggatatttcgaactatatgtgttcgaaatatccagttaaataattttatatctattcactgtcaataaaaaggtttcatccctattttgaactgatttaCTTTCGTGAAGAAACTAATTTTGAGCCGGGGGGGTAAACTGGGGTCAGGGAGGGAAAACCCAGGTCTGGTAGGGGCAGTTTATGACCTCTTCCCAAACCATTTGAAGGcatcttgttttttgtttagccCAAACACGATTTTTTGGGAAACATATCACCCTTAGttcacacagaaaaaaattgttatgaTAGACCATACTCGTAAATCACATCCATGAGCAAGTTTAGTTGTCATTTCGTCCACACAGTATTTTCAAGTCACCCAATATTTACAGGCAAGATATTCGAAACTCAAAGAGCGTGGCTAAATTGGACAGCAATAAGATTTTGTTTTGCTCTCATGCTTTCAGGACCAATGCTTTCaggaaattagaacttcttGGAAGGGTATTTAAGAGGGAAgctctgaatagattgggatggaataGGAGCATGCTCAGCTGTGTTGGCCCCATGTGGCTTGGTGtgctgtgagttgttagtagtagtagtagcagtataatAAAGTTGAAGTACTTGGAGTCCTAAAATCGTCCtggataaaatttataaaagacaCAATATCAGAAGAATGCATAATATTCTCACTGTTGAAATGCAatttattgataaatatttGTATTTGAGATTAGGTTATTTGTGCTAGTTGGGGGCATTTTCCCGAAATATCGGTTCAGAGGAACGTGAAATATTCGTGATCAAATCCTTAAGATCCTTCAGTTCAAATCCTTGAATTCAATAACGGGTAACAAGATTACGAAGACTTATTTATTAGGCATTTTATATAAAATGGTCAATTTGCATAACTCTAGGCCTTTGCACAGAGAACTTTACAGTTTGTACTATCTTTGGAAGcgtattcttttttaaatctttacaTTTCTGACTAAAACAGTTGCCTTGAAATTTAAATGCGACACCATTTTTGACTGCATTAAACTTCGGGCGCGATAAAGGGCTCAGGGGGGCCTAGTTGCTTCCCGAATGATTTGGATGGAAATTTTGGACGGTACTGGAGCTTATGATTTCCGTTCAAATAGACCTCGTCCAAAATTCTTCTCTCATTAGTTCGATGGAATTACCCccagtgaagaaaaaaacaacaaaaaaacacgcactcGTGACACGAAAAATATGAAATGTTGTTGTGAAGGGCTTGCAGATTCTATAAGGGAGCCTCTAAGTATCCAGAATTTGATTATACAGCCCAAATTCAGTATGGGTCACTTTTGGAGGGTCTccctttccatttttttctgaaattaggGACACTTGCGTTCGATAATAAATTTCTGTGGACCCTttacagttttaaaatttaacataCTTCGGATCAGAGTAGAACTGAGATTCTTTCTATGCGCAAGTTGCTCttaaacttctgttttttttagattttcggttgcTATTTAAGCCGGTTCCTCTGCTTTTAGTAAGTTTACCAGTACTAGGAATTGTTTGATagcataagattttttttaataaacgtGTTCTTCAACGGTTTCTTTTAACTGGTTCATAAGATTTTTTAATATCTTGACAGTTCACACGTTTCCACGAATCTCAACCGATTTTGTCACTTATTTTGGGTATTTCCAATCTTATTATTGTTAATGTTCCACCAGGGGGCTCGCACAAAAGTTGCCTCAAGTTGTTTTGTGAATTCGCTAATTCACAACAGATGTTGCTGAAGACATTTGCGTGAACACGCGAAGTAGTAGATAGCCTTGGTTCATTAAAATCTCGTAGAGTAAATATATGCGAGTTCTTAACCTTTTGATGTTTGGAGCAGGTTTGATATCCGAAATTATGTGTTCATATATGCCcttaatttaagtataatgccAAAATTATTGTAGTCAGGAAACTTTTAAGTATTTATATctagataatttttttggtacttgtgtgttattcagaacacactcaataagtgaaggtaggctctttcgtgaaacaaactacgatgcaggtacattttaaggtacttgtgtgttattcaGAACACGCTCAATAAGTAAatttaggttctttcgtgaaacaaactacgatgcaggtacattttaaggtacttgtgtgttattcagaacacactcaataagtaaatttaggttctttcatgaaacaaactacgatgcatgTACATTTTAAGGTACTTGTATGTTATTCAGAACACGCtcataagtgaagttaggttctttcgtgaaacaaactacgatgcaggtaaaTTTTAAggtacttgtgtgttattcagaacacactcaataagtgaagttaggttcttttgtgaaacgaactacgatgcaggtacattttaaggtacttgtgtgttattcagaacacactcaataagtgaagttaggttcttttgtgaaattaaataaaaaaaaaacaagtttttttaaatgaaagtaaggagcgacattaaaacttaaaacgaacagaaattacttcgtatatgaaaggggcttttcctcctcgacaccccgctccttacgctaagttttttattgttttaaaaagtagatttgcgagaaagaatcaaactttagcgcaaggagcggggtgtcgaggaggaaaagcccctttcatatacgaagtaatttctgttcgttttaagttttaatgtcgctccttactttcatttaaaaaaacttgttttttttatttaatttctgaaagtttttgaattaatgcatgtctgattttggctctccgtaaataaattactaaaatgaaatttgcatattaattcttttttttggctaaatggctttctcttagttttgatcagacgattttgagaaataaggggtggggaaggaggtctagttgccctccaatttttcggttactcaaaaaggcaactagatcttttaatttttaacgaacgtttttattagtaaaaaaaaaaaacgtaacttaagaattaacttacgtaacaaacgtacataacttacgtaacttacgttacgttttatcccaattcattaagaatgacccctgaatcagaaaggccgtagaataaatagttgaaattatttaaaaaatttttagcataaagagcgaagtatttatctcctcctaaatacctcgctctttatgctaaagtatttttagaacccttcatatgcgtaataatctctgttcgttttaagttttaatgcttctccttactttcaattgaagaaactttttcatgtttatattttcattgtttttttttatagtaatgctagaaagtcctgcgcccttttcattgaatttctcttcccccatgaaatactcctccaaggaaagatcctcccatatagccccctcccctgaaccccacacccaaaccaaaaaaatccccctgataacgtcggtacacttcccagtaaccattactgtatgtaaacattggtcaaagtttgtaacttgcagcccctcccccagggactttggggggtaagtcatccccagagacatagttattatggttttcgactatgcggaacaaaatggccatctcaaaattttgatccgttgactttgggaaaaaaatgagcgtgggagggggcctaggtgccctccaatttttttggtcacttaaaaagggcactagaacttttcatttccgttagaatgagccctcttgcaacactctaggaccacttggtcgatacgatgatccctgggaaaaaaaaaaaaaaaacaaataaacacgcacccgtgatttgtcttctggcaaaaaatacgaaattccacatttttgtagattggaccttggaattttttctatagggttctctgatacgctgaatgcgatggtgtaattttcgttaagatcctatgacttttagggggtgttaccccctattttccaaaataaggcaaattttctcaggcttgtaacttttgatgacaaagactaaatttgatgaaatttatatatttaaaatcagcataaaaatccgattctatTGATacatcttttagtatcgaaattccgttttttagagtttcgtttactattgagccgggtcgctccttactacagttcgttaccacgaactgtttgacaaactatgatgcaggtatattttaattaaatattatatatatatatagaggtggttaggttaggtattggatataatacacccccccccctctaatgtgcaaatatatagcccaaatttttgataaagctaatgaaataaaacaaaatttgatgaaaatataatactttattaggaaaattgtaaaattacaacttagaattatgtACCCAGAACGCAGAAATGGCAAATCCCAGAACACAGAACACAGtttttggcaaatcccaaatctttatttcaaaatccatgttcagacactatcttctatcactatgcgtaacaacctaaattgagttttgtctttgtggctatgaaaccggattttctcagcagaattcttgagtgtgttttgaataatgaacaagtaccaaatatagGAATTCTGACAATTCTCCCACTGTATgctttcccctgacaagttgacccctggaaacttccctccccatagaaTATTCCCCCGTAGAAAAATCCACAGCAGGAAATTCGCCTCCTCCCCCTCACTCGAAAATGTTTACATACTTCACAGCaacaaatattatttatgaCTAAAAGACCTTTTTCctggggctggggggggggttcattttatatcaaaaggcatagttattgggtctttcaactatgatgagcagaatggctatctcaaaattttgataggacgactttggggaaaaaaagagcactagaacttttaatttccgttcgaatgagtcctcttacggaattctaggaccactggatcgatattatcccccctggaaaaaaaaacaacatataaacacgcatctgtgatctttattctggcaaagaatacaaaataccacatttatgcagatacgagcttgaaaccccAACAGCGGTGttttcttatacgctgaatctgatggcttaattttcgttaaggttttaatacttttagggggtgtttttcccttttttctaaaatcacgcACATATTCTCAGGCTTCTAGCCTTTAAtcagtaagactaaactcgatgaaacttatataattaagATCTGCATAATAAGCCGATCCTTTTGATATATCCATTGGCATCAATaatccgtttttagagtttcagtttagagttttggtaacgaactgtacgttaccacgaactgtttgaaaatgcatATTTTTTGTCGGAACTGAGCCCTATCCTTTCACATCAAAGATTAAAGTCAAAGAAACCGCTGCTTCCCTTTTTGGAGCCCCTAGCTGAAAATCCTTTTTGGAAAGAatccttttctttttgtaagTCATTGATCAGCTTATTCACATAATAGTCTAGGTTCTCTTCTTGCACAGTACATATCTTTCCCGCACACATGGAGTTTGGCAGGTGAAGGGTTCCCCTGACACTGGTCCGAAGTGCCCAGGGAACGTCTAAAATTTAGGGAtaaaatcacccccccccagTAAAATCATTTAATTGCTCCCTAAACACACCTATTTGATGGGCTCTTTATATTTCTAATCGCACCTGCATACCTGTACATAATGTTTACTAATCTTTGATATCAGTGTTCTCATTTTTAAAGATCGAAGTTATACCTTAATGTGCGACACACTCTATTTATTTTACACGTGCTGTTTGGCTATGTTTctagaattattatttttatttacttttgtggCGGACATTCATCCTTTTTAGCACACGAAACGCAAATATTGAGTATATTCATAGTACCTTATCTTTACCATAACAAGAAAGAGTAATTGCCACCCAATATAGGGAGCTAAAGGCCAAATACTAGCTCAAAAATACAACTGTTAGTTACTTATTCTTCCTAAAATCCGATCCTCCTTCTTCCTTCTGAAACCTCCTTCCTCTTTCTGAAACCTTCCTTTTTCAATTTGGACCGTTGAGCACCTATAcctttatactaaaaaaaaccttggaGGAAAACACTAACTGTTTTGTCTTCTATCAGTAAATAGTAAAAGAGTGTTTATTTCTGTACAAAATTTCCCAATCAAGGGGGATACCTAAGTGTGTTCCCTGATAGCGGCTCTGTAAGAGAGTCATTCAATAAGACTTATTTTAAAGCACCCTAGATGTTGGATGAGCACTGTATATTCCGAAAGTGACATCTTCCTTTACAGCAACATAAAAAAGGGTCTTTACGGCAAAGCATAATATAAAAAAGGGGCTTAGAgaaccaaaaatcaaatttttattacgtttttattatgtaagtGATAATTGcgattttagttttcttagtttgcCTCTCAACTTTTTCTGTCATGAACTAGAAAATGTGAActcttttattgatttttttttttttagactttggCTTCAGTGACTTCCCAGTTCCACAGTCATTCCAGCAACTTCGTATATTTACACCAAGTAGAGAGCTTGGAAACGGAGATGATCGCGTGAGAGTAAATCAATTTAGCCATCAGTTTTTTCATCCAGTACCTGCACCACCTAGTAACTTTGCTCAAACCAATCCCTCTGCTCGTCGACCGTCACCGCAGTCTGGTGTGCCAACTGAGCTTCCTTTGAATCCTCGAAGTCGCAATCTGCAAAATGAATCAGGATCGAAAAGGCAGAATTCAGGAAGAAATCTTCCTATTGACAATTCTTTAGATATAAGAGACAAGGATCAGAGTAGAAGCCGACCGGAGCCAGTTGGAAGGAAAATCCAACCTTTAGACAGCTCCAATAGATTGATAGGAAAGGGTAGTGAAAGTACAACCACTGGCTTTACTTTTGGgacaaagcttgaaaaaagtACCGAGTCTTTGCTCCAAACTTTAAATAAGGCTACTCCTACAAATACGCTAAATCCAGACAAATCTAcaatcaaagaagaagaagtcTCTAACGCTCATCTAAGTTCAGACACATTTTCAGAGGAAGAGGAagattattatgtatattatgaTGAAGAAGACCTTCCAGAAGAGCTGCGCAAGTTGCTTGAAGAAGGAGCTGATGAGCCCTTAGTTATTGAGCGTGTTACTACTCAAGTGAAATCTGCTGCAAAGATCCCTTCCACTACTCTTGTACCCTCTGAACAGCCTACAAATACTGATTTGGAAGAAATTCCCTTGttagaaataaacattaagAAAGAACAGATTACTGACAAACCTGTGCTTAAAGATGAGTCTGAAAGTGAAACCTCAAGCAAAGATTTTGAGGAAATAGACACTTTGGAATATGAAAATGAAGTTGTCAGTGAAGATCAGCCAATTAATTCAACTGAAGATGATTCTGAGTTTCAAtccgaagaagaagaagaaatatcgGATAGTTTTGAAACAAATCCTGAAGTAGATGAACAATCAACTCCTGTTCTATCAACTACTGAAGGTGCTGTACCAGTGACAGTAGCTGATGTTCCAGTAAAAGAAATTCTTAATGTACCTTCTATAAGACCTTTTAGAAGACCTTTCCGACCTAATCGCTTTCGACCTGCACCTAGACGTTTCCCTGAAAGAGGAAACaaagttactttttttgttgAGGAAAATGGAAATGAACAAGGAGAACGTAATGGCGAGAAAACTGTGGTTTCAGTAGCAACCACCAAGAGTGTTGTGTCTAGAATCACTGACTCTATATCTATTGCTGAAATCACTCCAAGACCTAGCTCTGATAGAGGGAGTAAAGCTATTGGAGGCCAAAAGAGTGAAGTAAACTCAATCAGCAGGCCTAAAATATCCGAAAACATTAGTGATAAGCTTGATAAATTTCAAAGTGAATTATCAGATTCGTTCCTTTTTGGTGGAGCCCCTCCTAGTCCTCCTCAACAATCGGAAAGGCCAAAATTTATCTACCCAAAAAGCCCATTGGAAATCATCAAAGATTTGAAAGTTGGGCCTCCAGACGACAGTGAAAATAACGAGACGCCTGACTCAGATACTACAACTATCAAAGTATTGACCACCACAGCGGATCCACCCTCTAGCCTTgtagaaattttaaataatcagaCGGAAAAAACTGTGGTCAGTAAATCATTTAATAAGCTTTTTGATTCATTAGAAACTGACAGTCTTGATGGATTGTTGCCACCAGACTTTAAGACTTCAAGCACAACTACGTTTGAGAATCCTACAGAAAGTATTGCTACTACAGAGCTAAGTTTGATTGATAGGCTACTAATGAAATCTAAAAATGCATTATCAGGGCTTGTTCCAAAAGATTTTACTTCTGACAGCCTTGAGGGACTCCTGCCTTCTGGATTCTCTCTAGAAGGGACTACAGAAATTTCAGAAACTACGAAAGGGGTAGTAGATGGGGGAAAACACGAAAATGAAAATAGCGCCAACTCTGATACTCTGGCTGGATTACTACCTCCtggttttaaatttgaagatgATGATATTGAACAAGACAGTTTAGATGGCTTACTGCCCCCTGGATTCAAACTTGAAGAATCTACAAGTAAGAAAAGTTCAATTGACCTCAAATTGACTTCAGGTATTGCAGAAGATGATATTTCGAAGTTCTTACCAAAAGGCTTCAAACTTACTGAAAAACCTAGTGAACCAACACCCCCTCCACAGACGGAAGACACTTCAGAAATCTCTAAAAGTCGATTAGTTTTCCCTACCCGCCCTGGACGGCTAGGATCAAAAACGACAACTTCACAAAAACCATCAATCAAGACAACTACGACGGAGcctattgttataaaaactgGATGGCCAGTTCGGTAAGTGGTTAAACATTTTCATTCTCTTAATCCGtctataattttgcttttttgtaaCTTCGgttctgtattttttgcttgtttgcATTCCATCGGTCTTTGGCTGTCATCCTTACCAAGCTATGTGCGCACattggggggctaaagggacaCTCCTGGGATCTGTCTTAAAGatctttttgga contains the following coding sequences:
- the LOC136031421 gene encoding uncharacterized protein LOC136031421: MNGITWKVKLKTVQCLIFGLLFSIGKAQFQRQRERDFGFSDFPVPQSFQQLRIFTPSRELGNGDDRVRVNQFSHQFFHPVPAPPSNFAQTNPSARRPSPQSGVPTELPLNPRSRNLQNESGSKRQNSGRNLPIDNSLDIRDKDQSRSRPEPVGRKIQPLDSSNRLIGKGSESTTTGFTFGTKLEKSTESLLQTLNKATPTNTLNPDKSTIKEEEVSNAHLSSDTFSEEEEDYYVYYDEEDLPEELRKLLEEGADEPLVIERVTTQVKSAAKIPSTTLVPSEQPTNTDLEEIPLLEINIKKEQITDKPVLKDESESETSSKDFEEIDTLEYENEVVSEDQPINSTEDDSEFQSEEEEEISDSFETNPEVDEQSTPVLSTTEGAVPVTVADVPVKEILNVPSIRPFRRPFRPNRFRPAPRRFPERGNKVTFFVEENGNEQGERNGEKTVVSVATTKSVVSRITDSISIAEITPRPSSDRGSKAIGGQKSEVNSISRPKISENISDKLDKFQSELSDSFLFGGAPPSPPQQSERPKFIYPKSPLEIIKDLKVGPPDDSENNETPDSDTTTIKVLTTTADPPSSLVEILNNQTEKTVVSKSFNKLFDSLETDSLDGLLPPDFKTSSTTTFENPTESIATTELSLIDRLLMKSKNALSGLVPKDFTSDSLEGLLPSGFSLEGTTEISETTKGVVDGGKHENENSANSDTLAGLLPPGFKFEDDDIEQDSLDGLLPPGFKLEESTSKKSSIDLKLTSGIAEDDISKFLPKGFKLTEKPSEPTPPPQTEDTSEISKSRLVFPTRPGRLGSKTTTSQKPSIKTTTTEPIVIKTGWPVRATTEFTGWPTPNTTATLRSTTPIPVPISFVELTTMTTTLRPMTTTLPPVPRVNGTCIDSCKIAASLRVVNGIDWSGELANPLTSEYRSTATFFKVQLDGVYRSSALAQYYRGIDIEGFSPGSVIVDYYVHLALPTSESSLNAINASDIRTLFHQALNDGFEGLHFGNFTVDPRASSFVVLSENLSAAGIESESDTSLFPSWAIAVIVIGLLSLLLVVSFGVTMLMRRRRVSQVKKAVPLSEEMLNELNKTSQGVDNYALEDPYDLGPLPIDPWNDLSKISRPRPPPARRPASSTGIPNRNLKNFNPGIYDSWKSEWNGQLASYTSNQSNHYAPGSSYSLSRDLLPNNQARNPEVRRPGSSLANRFNMVHDWGRGYTNTALVNNYTSDWVAATGRSSSLGRGFGIESGWSPSVFQGSNRSSAARTLRRPTDYDNEF